In [Leptolyngbya] sp. PCC 7376, a genomic segment contains:
- a CDS encoding DUF4040 domain-containing protein: MSESNFDWFILAIALLLPLTSGLLVFQKNPYYGLVIRGILGAIAALLYAIFGAADVALTEALVGTMLSITLYAVAVRSSMSLRFGILSIGTETVNLTTKLNPILKQVLSKYHLRLEPVVFEDQKALQHALELKDVHCILQLDDTEQIHIFKTRIPRLYEIFKTSALTELVELQLQDITPSTAVVVPASQTFMENQS; encoded by the coding sequence ATGAGCGAATCTAATTTTGACTGGTTTATTTTGGCGATCGCCCTGTTATTACCTCTAACATCTGGGTTATTGGTCTTCCAAAAAAATCCTTATTATGGGTTAGTTATTCGAGGTATTTTAGGGGCGATCGCTGCCTTGCTCTATGCCATATTTGGGGCGGCTGATGTTGCTTTAACGGAGGCACTTGTGGGTACGATGTTGTCCATTACGCTTTATGCTGTGGCTGTGCGGTCGTCAATGAGTTTACGTTTTGGAATTCTGTCTATTGGTACAGAAACGGTGAATCTCACCACAAAATTAAACCCTATTTTGAAACAAGTCCTAAGCAAATATCATCTTCGTCTTGAACCTGTGGTTTTTGAAGATCAAAAAGCGCTTCAACATGCCCTTGAATTGAAGGATGTGCATTGTATTTTGCAACTCGATGACACTGAACAAATACATATTTTTAAAACACGTATTCCTCGCCTATACGAAATATTTAAGACTTCAGCATTAACGGAACTCGTGGAATTACAATTGCAAGACATTACACCTTCTACTGCTGTCGTGGTACCAGCCTCGCAAACGTTTATGGAGAATCAGTCATGA
- a CDS encoding Na+/H+ antiporter subunit E, producing MIGILDIFLILMIWFLLTADLSAANILIGVIIAILMPGKRFDAAQIKDWLHVLWEIAIAIPQAYIEAIEMIFRPHLYETVAMERVKPNRTPGLIFLDIFLITFTPKTIVLHYHEDGWYEVHRVQRRKPE from the coding sequence ATGATCGGCATTCTCGATATTTTTCTGATTTTAATGATCTGGTTTCTGCTCACCGCAGACCTAAGTGCCGCCAATATTCTTATCGGCGTAATCATTGCGATTTTGATGCCTGGTAAACGGTTTGATGCGGCTCAAATTAAAGATTGGCTCCATGTGCTGTGGGAAATTGCCATTGCGATTCCCCAAGCTTATATCGAAGCCATCGAAATGATTTTTCGTCCCCATCTCTATGAAACAGTGGCGATGGAGCGCGTGAAACCAAATCGTACACCTGGCTTGATTTTTCTCGATATTTTTCTGATTACCTTCACCCCGAAAACTATCGTATTGCACTACCACGAAGACGGTTGGTATGAAGTACACCGCGTTCAACGGAGGAAGCCCGAATGA
- a CDS encoding cation:proton antiporter, with protein sequence MAFPTLQFDFGQNLLQLISLNFDGFHGLSNLTLATTPESEYGSFVLTGVLMTIVVIYAMSKIGGELSKRVGLPPVLGELLGGVLVGVSAFHLIVFPETGAVAADSLMMSILQKLGDLDPTAMNHIFESQSEVISVLAELGVIVLLFEIGLESDLRELTKVGSQAAVVAVVGVVAPFLLGTVGLVALFHAPVIPAIFAGAALTATSIGITSKVLSDLGQLKSTEGTIIVGAAVIDDVLGIIVLAVVASLAKTGEVDLLNVVYLVIGASAFLLGSILLGKFFNKSFEAIAGKLQTRGALLIPACAFALVMAIIANSIHLEAILGAFAAGLVLDETDLRKELDRLVMPVADLLVPIFFVTVGAKADLGVLNPFIEENRAGLIIATFLVVVAIVGKVITGWAVFGKPGINRLAVGFGMIPRGEVGLVFAGIGSASGVLDKPLEAAIIVMVIVTTFIAPPLLQLVLDNPDDGDLDGTKADLEKPLALVE encoded by the coding sequence ATGGCTTTTCCGACTTTACAATTTGATTTTGGGCAAAACTTGCTCCAACTCATAAGCCTGAATTTTGATGGCTTCCATGGGTTAAGCAATTTAACCCTCGCGACAACTCCAGAATCTGAATACGGTTCCTTCGTACTCACCGGCGTATTGATGACCATTGTGGTGATCTATGCCATGAGTAAAATCGGTGGCGAATTATCAAAGCGCGTCGGTTTGCCTCCGGTACTCGGTGAATTGCTCGGTGGTGTTTTGGTTGGTGTATCTGCCTTCCATCTCATCGTCTTCCCAGAAACAGGGGCTGTGGCCGCCGACTCCCTCATGATGTCGATTCTCCAGAAGCTGGGTGACCTTGATCCTACAGCCATGAATCACATCTTCGAGAGCCAGAGTGAGGTCATTTCTGTCTTGGCGGAACTGGGCGTTATCGTCTTGCTCTTTGAAATTGGTTTAGAGTCAGACCTACGAGAATTAACGAAAGTTGGCTCCCAAGCCGCAGTGGTTGCAGTGGTTGGTGTGGTTGCACCTTTCCTCCTCGGTACTGTCGGTCTCGTGGCACTTTTTCATGCTCCCGTCATTCCCGCAATTTTTGCCGGAGCAGCATTAACCGCAACCAGTATTGGTATCACCTCAAAAGTACTTTCAGACCTCGGTCAACTTAAATCTACAGAAGGCACAATTATTGTTGGTGCAGCTGTCATTGATGATGTCCTCGGCATTATCGTTCTCGCGGTTGTTGCAAGTCTCGCAAAGACTGGTGAAGTTGATTTACTAAACGTTGTTTATCTTGTTATTGGTGCTTCGGCATTCCTACTCGGTTCGATTCTCCTCGGTAAGTTTTTCAATAAAAGTTTTGAGGCGATCGCCGGAAAATTACAAACTCGTGGTGCGCTTCTGATTCCTGCCTGTGCCTTTGCACTCGTGATGGCAATCATCGCCAACTCCATTCACCTTGAAGCAATCCTTGGTGCATTTGCAGCTGGCCTTGTCCTTGACGAAACTGATTTGCGGAAAGAGCTCGACCGTTTGGTCATGCCCGTCGCAGATTTACTTGTCCCCATCTTTTTTGTCACCGTTGGTGCAAAAGCAGATCTCGGTGTTCTCAATCCCTTCATCGAAGAAAACCGTGCAGGTCTGATCATTGCAACATTCCTTGTTGTTGTTGCAATTGTCGGTAAGGTCATCACTGGTTGGGCAGTCTTCGGTAAGCCTGGGATTAACCGTCTAGCAGTGGGTTTCGGTATGATTCCCCGTGGTGAAGTCGGTCTTGTTTTTGCCGGTATCGGTTCTGCAAGTGGTGTACTCGATAAGCCCCTCGAAGCTGCAATTATCGTGATGGTAATTGTGACCACATTCATCGCGCCTCCTTTACTTCAGTTGGTTTTGGATAACCCAGATGATGGTGATCTAGATGGTACAAAAGCAGATCTAGAAAAGCCTTTGGCTTTAGTTGAATAG
- a CDS encoding glycosyltransferase: MKILHIIPSISADMGGPSQVALNLVKALRDIGEDAEILTTNYGMGEVKTGDRQEYIFDETLGLSVPVWFLPYDPPNLKEFIFSRAATGWMWQNLANYDILDHHYLFSYLPTCAAAIAQFKKIPYTVRTMGQLTSWALAQGKTKKQLYTTLFERRNLQNAAAVHCTANGEAADVQGFGITTPTITLPLGVNIPDEIPNAKQRLRQEYNIGTDTPIILFLSRLHYKKRPDLLLRSLADLKQSNQPFYAIFAGTGEPEYREELVQLTTDLELTNDVIFPGLITGDDKECLLQGADIFALPSYSENFGIAVAEALVVGLPVVITRGIQISPDIEAAGGGKIIEDTQESLTEALLTLLREPEKRLEIGRKGKAFARETYSWSAIAQQLATEYKKICYANKP, translated from the coding sequence ATGAAAATTCTGCATATTATTCCATCTATTAGTGCTGATATGGGAGGACCATCACAGGTCGCGCTTAATCTCGTTAAAGCCTTACGAGATATCGGGGAAGATGCAGAAATTCTCACCACAAATTACGGGATGGGAGAGGTTAAAACAGGCGATCGCCAAGAGTATATTTTCGATGAGACCTTGGGTTTATCAGTACCTGTGTGGTTTTTGCCCTACGATCCACCAAATTTAAAAGAGTTTATTTTTTCGCGGGCAGCAACAGGTTGGATGTGGCAAAATCTCGCTAATTACGACATTCTTGATCACCATTATCTTTTTTCCTATTTGCCGACTTGTGCAGCAGCGATCGCCCAGTTTAAGAAAATCCCCTATACCGTCAGAACAATGGGTCAGCTCACCTCTTGGGCATTGGCGCAAGGAAAAACGAAGAAGCAACTCTATACAACTTTATTTGAACGACGGAATCTTCAGAACGCAGCAGCCGTTCACTGCACAGCAAATGGTGAAGCTGCTGATGTGCAAGGCTTTGGCATTACAACACCGACCATTACTTTGCCATTAGGGGTAAACATTCCAGATGAAATTCCCAATGCCAAACAGCGGTTACGACAAGAATATAATATTGGTACTGATACGCCAATTATTTTATTTTTATCGAGATTACATTATAAAAAACGACCAGATTTATTGTTAAGATCACTCGCCGATTTAAAACAATCAAATCAACCTTTTTACGCTATTTTTGCAGGTACTGGTGAACCGGAATACAGAGAAGAATTAGTGCAACTCACTACAGATTTAGAGTTGACAAACGATGTGATTTTTCCTGGCCTAATTACAGGAGATGACAAAGAATGTTTATTGCAAGGGGCTGATATTTTTGCATTGCCATCCTACTCAGAAAATTTTGGGATTGCAGTGGCAGAAGCCCTAGTAGTTGGTTTACCCGTGGTGATTACCCGAGGGATTCAGATTTCACCAGATATTGAGGCAGCAGGGGGAGGCAAGATTATTGAGGATACTCAAGAATCTCTCACCGAAGCTCTTTTGACTTTGTTACGAGAACCAGAAAAGCGTTTAGAGATTGGTCGAAAAGGTAAAGCTTTCGCCCGGGAGACTTATTCTTGGTCGGCGATCGCCCAACAACTTGCGACAGAGTACAAAAAAATTTGCTATGCAAATAAGCCTTAA
- a CDS encoding oligosaccharide repeat unit polymerase, which produces MSATKTAQAHPVLTRKQEAKLIPHPNPAGTACLVIGCAAAFVMYPQGADQGISEMAAIAARYVGMGFLGSLLFDVTKGLRNLLRTDVLFILGTYALTLAEFLFPQEEFNSWPLSPEMLSVSINMSLLGIGVFAISRHLVKPISIKAKLLTLDSLSPNAIVITALVCGFLGFLTRLISVDFQIFGGEVGVPGNKGMIFHMMGARFSQPWARAGQLGGWNTLLGELALLQYVIPPLFGVSLNRLKQFGILRLAILGSIFYLVMFGAFAGGTRNVFIAHVSTFAMSYLVTVPQKKDFTHNLIRMVLPTVLIFWLTGWAAYHMLEFRTIGLRRYLEYEVYKTEAVRETLAVDYNLASMALIGEGMPARHPYLGSEIIVWAISKPVPRAVWKGKPAGLSVSMEEIAGTDGGFTIAITYIGEAYMFAGWPGIVIVSAFFGVLTAWWNRMAILTQSDYGLVVYALGFFAAGLTTRSFFWTTTAILPVIALVVFRKFGPFK; this is translated from the coding sequence ATGAGTGCTACAAAAACAGCGCAAGCCCACCCCGTTCTTACAAGGAAACAGGAAGCTAAACTGATTCCCCACCCCAATCCAGCGGGAACAGCCTGTCTTGTGATTGGGTGTGCTGCCGCATTCGTAATGTATCCCCAAGGTGCAGATCAAGGTATTTCTGAGATGGCAGCGATCGCTGCAAGATATGTGGGGATGGGATTTTTAGGCAGCCTATTATTTGATGTCACCAAAGGCTTACGTAATCTTTTGAGAACTGATGTTCTTTTTATTCTTGGAACTTATGCACTAACCCTTGCTGAATTTTTATTTCCCCAAGAAGAGTTTAATAGTTGGCCTCTCTCTCCAGAGATGCTCTCTGTTTCTATCAACATGTCCTTACTAGGGATTGGGGTATTTGCAATAAGCCGTCACCTTGTGAAACCCATCAGTATTAAAGCAAAACTATTGACGCTGGATAGTTTGTCACCCAATGCAATTGTAATTACCGCGTTAGTATGTGGCTTCTTGGGTTTTTTGACTAGGCTAATATCTGTAGACTTCCAAATTTTTGGTGGTGAGGTTGGCGTTCCTGGGAATAAAGGAATGATATTCCATATGATGGGAGCACGCTTCTCTCAACCCTGGGCACGTGCTGGCCAGCTAGGAGGATGGAATACACTACTTGGAGAACTCGCCCTACTACAGTATGTTATCCCCCCTCTGTTTGGGGTTAGTCTCAATCGCCTAAAGCAGTTTGGTATTTTGCGATTGGCGATTCTAGGATCCATTTTTTATCTGGTAATGTTCGGAGCCTTCGCTGGGGGGACAAGAAATGTTTTTATCGCTCATGTTTCTACATTTGCGATGAGCTATTTAGTGACTGTCCCTCAAAAAAAAGACTTCACACACAATCTCATTCGGATGGTCTTACCAACAGTGCTAATTTTCTGGCTTACAGGCTGGGCAGCCTATCATATGCTGGAATTTCGGACGATTGGTCTCAGACGTTATTTGGAATATGAGGTCTACAAAACAGAAGCTGTCAGAGAGACACTTGCAGTGGACTATAATCTTGCATCAATGGCTTTAATTGGTGAGGGAATGCCAGCAAGACATCCATATCTAGGCTCAGAGATTATTGTGTGGGCAATCAGTAAGCCAGTTCCACGAGCAGTCTGGAAGGGGAAGCCCGCGGGTTTAAGCGTTTCGATGGAGGAAATCGCAGGGACTGATGGCGGTTTTACCATTGCTATCACTTACATTGGAGAAGCTTATATGTTTGCCGGCTGGCCAGGTATTGTGATTGTTTCTGCATTTTTTGGGGTCTTAACAGCCTGGTGGAATCGTATGGCTATTTTGACTCAGTCTGATTATGGCTTGGTTGTTTATGCATTGGGATTTTTTGCTGCCGGTCTTACAACCAGAAGCTTTTTCTGGACAACAACGGCTATTCTGCCTGTAATTGCCCTAGTTGTCTTTAGGAAGTTTGGTCCTTTTAAATAG
- a CDS encoding cation:proton antiporter, with amino-acid sequence MNELTIGWVIFPFVVGFSIYLLPKIDRYLAILVAISSLIFGLVQIFQPEPYSLKLLGSYGVDLLVDDQSGYFILTNAAVAIAVTVYCWKSTKSAFFFTQLVILQGALNAVFICADLISLYVALEAISIAAFLLMTYQRTDRSIWIGLRYLFLSNTAMLFYLIGAVLVYQATKSFDYSGLAEAPSEAIALIFLGLLTKGGVFISGLWLPLTHSESETPVSAMLSGVVVKAGIFPLLRCGIVVPDLDPWLRFFGMATVLLGIAFAILETDAKRLLAFSTISKLGLLLSAPAVAGLAALSHGLVKSSLFLMAGQLPTRKFKELRETTISTTLWIPLAIACLSMVGMPLLVGFSSKVLLLKNIEPWQEMGLNIAAVGTAIAFAKFLFIPHDAATKFKVKSSTFGWSILWLLSGVVLANGFYLDAYQVSNIPKALIKIAIGWALYWLIMKRVEFKLPRIFEEFEQLIGGMSIVLTGLFWMVTL; translated from the coding sequence ATGAATGAATTGACTATTGGCTGGGTGATTTTCCCCTTTGTTGTGGGATTCAGCATTTATTTGCTGCCAAAAATTGATCGTTACCTGGCGATATTGGTCGCTATTTCTTCGCTGATCTTTGGTCTAGTACAAATTTTTCAGCCGGAACCCTACAGTCTCAAACTCCTCGGGAGCTACGGCGTGGATTTACTGGTTGATGACCAGAGTGGCTATTTTATTTTGACTAACGCTGCAGTGGCGATCGCCGTGACAGTATATTGCTGGAAAAGTACAAAGAGTGCCTTTTTCTTTACCCAGTTGGTCATTTTGCAGGGAGCACTTAATGCGGTCTTTATCTGCGCAGATCTGATCAGTTTATACGTTGCCCTCGAAGCTATTAGTATTGCGGCATTTCTGCTGATGACCTACCAGCGGACAGATCGTTCGATTTGGATTGGGCTGCGATATCTCTTCCTGAGTAATACCGCCATGCTGTTCTATCTCATCGGGGCAGTGCTGGTTTATCAGGCGACAAAATCCTTTGACTATTCTGGTTTAGCCGAAGCTCCTAGTGAGGCGATCGCCCTGATTTTTCTGGGCTTGTTAACGAAAGGCGGTGTCTTTATATCGGGACTATGGTTGCCCCTGACCCACTCCGAATCTGAAACACCAGTGTCAGCGATGTTGTCTGGTGTTGTGGTTAAAGCTGGGATTTTTCCCCTGTTGCGCTGCGGCATTGTAGTGCCAGACCTTGACCCCTGGCTCCGATTTTTTGGGATGGCAACAGTCCTACTCGGTATTGCCTTTGCCATCCTCGAAACAGATGCGAAACGCTTACTGGCGTTTAGTACCATCTCGAAATTAGGATTGCTGCTCTCGGCTCCTGCCGTTGCTGGTTTAGCAGCCCTATCCCATGGTTTAGTGAAATCCTCTTTATTTTTGATGGCTGGCCAATTGCCGACTCGCAAATTTAAGGAGCTCCGCGAAACCACAATTTCCACAACCCTTTGGATTCCTTTGGCGATCGCCTGTCTCTCGATGGTGGGGATGCCTTTGCTCGTTGGGTTTAGCTCGAAAGTATTGCTCCTGAAAAATATTGAGCCATGGCAGGAAATGGGTTTAAATATCGCCGCCGTCGGTACAGCCATCGCCTTCGCGAAATTCTTATTTATTCCCCATGATGCCGCTACAAAATTCAAAGTGAAAAGTTCCACCTTTGGATGGTCAATCCTCTGGCTATTAAGCGGCGTTGTTTTAGCGAATGGCTTTTACCTTGATGCATATCAAGTCTCTAATATCCCCAAAGCACTGATCAAAATTGCTATTGGCTGGGCACTATATTGGCTGATTATGAAGCGCGTCGAATTCAAATTGCCCCGCATATTTGAGGAATTTGAACAGCTCATCGGTGGCATGAGTATTGTCTTAACCGGATTGTTTTGGATGGTGACCCTATGA
- a CDS encoding cation:proton antiporter subunit C, translating to MSMPFLETCVFGVIFIGFFGIIFKKNLIMKILAMDVMSTGVIAYYILVAARGGVFAPIVDVEKESVAYADPVPQAVILTAIVIGFSIQALMLVGVMKLSRDNPTLETSEIEKSHTP from the coding sequence GTGTCTATGCCATTCCTTGAAACCTGCGTATTTGGTGTCATTTTTATTGGCTTTTTTGGCATCATTTTCAAAAAAAATCTGATCATGAAAATCCTGGCGATGGATGTCATGAGTACTGGTGTGATTGCCTATTACATTCTCGTTGCGGCACGAGGTGGTGTTTTTGCTCCCATTGTTGATGTCGAGAAAGAGTCAGTCGCCTATGCAGATCCGGTGCCCCAGGCGGTAATTTTGACAGCGATTGTGATCGGGTTCTCGATTCAGGCGTTGATGCTGGTTGGCGTGATGAAGCTATCGCGGGATAACCCAACTTTAGAAACAAGCGAGATTGAGAAGAGCCATACGCCATGA
- a CDS encoding cation:proton antiporter, producing the protein MNNVTIIWVLLPFVIGFSIYLLPKIDRYLAMLVVSASLCFGTMQIFQPEPYTLQLLDSFGVTLQVSDQSGYFILTNAVVAIAVILYCFNSSKSAFFFTQLTIIHGAVNAVFICADLISLYVALEAIGVSAFLLMTYQRTDRSIWVGLRYLFISNTAMLFYLIGAIQVYQANHSFAYAGLENASNEAIALLFVGLLTKGGIFVSGLWLPLTHSESETPVSAMLSGVVVKAGIFPLMQFALLVDSINPIVRLFGMGTALLGVSYAVFEKDSKRMLAFHTVSQLGFVLAAPAVGGFYALSHGLVKSVLFLLAGNLPTRNFKELKKTGIATNLWIPLAIASLSISGLPLLAGYSAKVLTLKNIESWQVIGMNIAAVGTAISFAKFLFLPHSPELKGKAFSTNNWGFWAAISILLGGLVVTNVFYLDAYKLANFPKALITIALGWGAYWLIFQRLSIKLPRVVEQFEHLVGVMSLVLTGLFWMVLA; encoded by the coding sequence ATGAACAACGTTACGATTATTTGGGTTTTACTGCCGTTCGTTATCGGCTTTAGCATTTATTTATTGCCGAAGATTGATCGTTATTTGGCAATGTTGGTGGTGAGCGCCTCATTGTGTTTCGGCACGATGCAGATTTTTCAGCCGGAGCCCTACACGCTGCAATTGCTGGATAGCTTTGGGGTGACGCTACAGGTTAGTGATCAAAGTGGCTATTTTATTTTGACGAATGCAGTGGTGGCGATCGCCGTCATTTTGTATTGCTTTAATAGTTCAAAAAGTGCTTTTTTCTTTACGCAACTGACCATTATTCACGGTGCAGTAAATGCCGTCTTCATCTGTGCAGATCTGATTAGTCTATATGTTGCCCTTGAAGCGATTGGTGTTTCCGCGTTTCTGTTGATGACCTACCAACGCACTGACCGCTCAATTTGGGTGGGGCTTAGGTATCTGTTCATCAGTAATACGGCAATGCTGTTTTATCTTATCGGTGCAATTCAGGTCTATCAAGCGAATCATTCTTTTGCTTACGCCGGTTTGGAGAATGCATCGAATGAGGCGATCGCCTTATTGTTTGTCGGATTGCTGACCAAAGGTGGCATTTTTGTCTCAGGCTTGTGGTTGCCATTGACCCACTCTGAATCAGAAACGCCCGTTTCGGCAATGTTGTCCGGTGTGGTAGTGAAAGCTGGCATTTTCCCGTTAATGCAATTTGCCTTACTTGTCGATAGCATCAATCCTATCGTGAGGCTATTTGGTATGGGAACAGCATTACTCGGTGTGAGTTATGCCGTGTTTGAAAAAGATTCAAAACGGATGCTGGCGTTTCATACGGTGTCCCAATTAGGTTTTGTACTTGCAGCGCCTGCGGTTGGAGGTTTTTATGCCCTCAGTCACGGTTTAGTGAAATCAGTCTTGTTTTTACTCGCTGGAAATTTACCTACCCGTAATTTTAAAGAGCTTAAGAAAACAGGCATTGCCACCAACCTTTGGATTCCGTTGGCGATCGCCAGTCTCTCAATCTCCGGATTGCCCTTGCTCGCAGGTTATAGCGCTAAAGTTTTAACCCTTAAAAATATTGAATCCTGGCAAGTGATTGGGATGAATATTGCGGCGGTAGGAACAGCAATTTCCTTTGCAAAATTTCTCTTTCTACCCCATTCTCCAGAACTTAAAGGGAAAGCATTTTCTACTAATAATTGGGGTTTTTGGGCGGCTATTTCCATTTTGCTCGGTGGTTTAGTCGTTACTAATGTTTTTTACCTTGATGCCTATAAACTCGCTAATTTTCCGAAGGCACTAATTACTATTGCTTTGGGTTGGGGGGCATATTGGCTGATTTTCCAGCGACTCTCTATCAAGCTGCCGCGCGTTGTGGAGCAATTTGAGCACCTCGTCGGCGTTATGAGTCTTGTTTTAACTGGTTTGTTTTGGATGGTGTTGGCATAA
- a CDS encoding Na(+)/H(+) antiporter subunit B gives MKWVYLAFGIALFIKMLVFPNFAMEAADLAIAETVATESGIPNAVSGIILRNRLYDTGFEVMVFTLAIMGVRFLLSDEHPSKEVKQFTDSPSIVLARLGATIAALISIELAIRGHLSPGGGFAAGVAGGTAIGLVAIVSSPEWMDNIYKKWNAAILEKISVLIFFLLAGLSLIGLQLPYGEFGTLFSGGWITILNILVAIKVALGSWAAILIFIRHRGLL, from the coding sequence ATGAAGTGGGTCTACCTTGCTTTCGGCATTGCGCTATTCATCAAAATGTTGGTTTTTCCCAACTTTGCCATGGAAGCTGCTGATTTGGCGATCGCCGAGACTGTTGCAACGGAAAGTGGTATTCCCAATGCCGTATCGGGGATCATTCTCCGGAACCGTCTTTATGACACAGGGTTTGAGGTGATGGTGTTTACCCTCGCGATTATGGGGGTGCGCTTCTTACTATCGGATGAACATCCATCGAAGGAGGTGAAGCAGTTTACCGACTCTCCCTCTATCGTTTTGGCACGCTTAGGGGCAACGATTGCGGCGCTGATTAGTATTGAGCTGGCAATTCGTGGGCATCTGAGTCCTGGTGGCGGTTTTGCTGCGGGTGTTGCTGGTGGTACAGCGATTGGTCTAGTGGCGATTGTGTCTTCCCCAGAATGGATGGACAACATTTATAAAAAGTGGAATGCTGCCATCCTCGAAAAAATATCTGTACTCATTTTCTTCTTGCTAGCGGGCTTATCGCTTATCGGTTTGCAGTTGCCCTATGGTGAATTTGGCACTTTATTTAGTGGTGGCTGGATTACGATTCTAAATATTTTGGTAGCCATCAAGGTTGCCCTTGGTTCCTGGGCCGCAATCTTGATCTTTATTCGTCATCGCGGTTTACTTTAA
- a CDS encoding monovalent cation/H(+) antiporter subunit G, with the protein MSDFINILSYGCIILGVIFWFWGTIPLLGDRSVLFKLHTLSVSDTLGSMAIMAGLLLKIPREWPLLVLAIIALSIWNTVLGYVLAYCSSRGGGNERI; encoded by the coding sequence ATGAGTGATTTTATTAATATCCTCAGTTACGGCTGCATTATTTTGGGTGTGATTTTTTGGTTTTGGGGCACCATTCCTTTGCTGGGTGATCGTTCTGTTCTGTTTAAGTTACATACCCTTTCGGTCTCTGACACCCTTGGCTCCATGGCAATTATGGCGGGATTACTGCTAAAAATCCCAAGAGAATGGCCTCTGCTAGTTTTAGCAATTATTGCTCTATCTATTTGGAATACGGTATTGGGATATGTTTTGGCCTATTGTTCGAGTCGCGGAGGCGGTAATGAGCGAATCTAA
- a CDS encoding glycosyltransferase, whose amino-acid sequence MKVLFLASYFPKPDNPLMGTWALCQAQAFVRQGVDLKVLSFTSWVPKALARSSGARAYANCPTAHTWEGDVHVEYPRWGYYPINPIKSWSYSNPEPYLHFAFQTAKKRLIAEIESFNPDVIFCHHSVPNAWMVAQLPEKYRRPMFVLEHDFEEIADCNHLPKRHTAYKTALSATTALLAVSKPMEKDMRRLFPEQHIFTHHNGINIEPVPENLERSPELQDKFVFLACALFAERKGVPLLVRAFGAIADQYPDSILRIIGGGPEEELIKETVQLLKLENRVQLIGKQPHNVVLQEMHLADCFALVGWNEPFATVYLEAMAAGKPIICCSDGGITDVIEHEQEALIIPPKDESATIQALKLMLDNPDKVTTMGHNAKHLIESSLTWDVKTKELLNHFETVPTSQ is encoded by the coding sequence ATGAAAGTATTATTTCTCGCCTCCTATTTCCCAAAACCAGACAATCCACTCATGGGAACATGGGCCCTCTGCCAAGCTCAAGCTTTTGTTAGACAGGGCGTTGATTTAAAAGTTCTATCTTTCACATCATGGGTTCCGAAAGCCCTCGCCCGCAGTTCTGGCGCTAGAGCATATGCCAACTGTCCCACTGCCCACACATGGGAAGGCGATGTCCATGTGGAATATCCTCGCTGGGGTTACTACCCCATTAATCCGATCAAAAGCTGGAGCTACAGCAACCCAGAACCTTACCTCCACTTTGCCTTTCAGACGGCGAAAAAAAGACTGATCGCTGAAATTGAATCTTTTAACCCCGATGTAATTTTTTGCCACCATAGCGTTCCCAATGCCTGGATGGTTGCCCAGCTCCCCGAAAAATATCGTCGACCAATGTTTGTGCTGGAACATGATTTCGAGGAAATTGCTGACTGTAATCACCTCCCCAAACGCCATACCGCTTACAAAACAGCTCTTTCTGCTACCACTGCTTTACTGGCCGTTTCAAAACCGATGGAAAAAGATATGCGTCGTCTTTTCCCTGAGCAACACATTTTTACCCACCACAATGGCATCAATATTGAACCTGTCCCCGAGAATTTAGAGCGCTCTCCAGAACTCCAAGACAAATTCGTATTTTTAGCTTGTGCACTCTTCGCTGAACGGAAAGGTGTTCCTCTTCTCGTCAGAGCGTTTGGGGCGATCGCTGACCAATATCCCGATTCCATCCTACGTATCATTGGTGGCGGTCCAGAAGAAGAACTGATTAAAGAAACAGTCCAATTATTAAAGCTTGAAAATCGAGTTCAACTCATTGGGAAACAACCCCATAATGTCGTCCTCCAGGAAATGCACCTAGCCGATTGCTTTGCCCTTGTCGGCTGGAATGAACCCTTTGCCACAGTTTACTTAGAAGCAATGGCGGCTGGTAAACCTATTATTTGCTGTAGCGATGGTGGTATCACCGATGTCATCGAACATGAACAAGAAGCACTGATTATTCCACCGAAAGACGAATCAGCCACAATCCAAGCCCTCAAATTGATGCTCGATAACCCAGATAAAGTTACAACGATGGGTCACAACGCTAAACATCTCATTGAATCAAGCCTCACTTGGGACGTGAAAACAAAAGAATTACTCAATCATTTTGAGACAGTGCCTACCTCTCAATAA